In Ancalomicrobiaceae bacterium S20, the following proteins share a genomic window:
- the tatB gene encoding Sec-independent protein translocase protein TatB, producing the protein MLDIGWSELLIIGVVALVVVGPEELPQLLRTVGQWVGKVRRMAGEFQNQMNEAIREAELDDVKKSVEDLRSLSPASMIRNELEQFTAPVTAIETEARAELAGIEAGVTAPSQANAALAEGEAAALAGAAGEGVSAPVLTETEVAARIDAAVPAPDTVFEPPSFHVEAPPVEAVPAEATPEKIEKIETAALAPAVEADASPKARGQ; encoded by the coding sequence ATGCTTGATATCGGTTGGAGCGAACTGCTCATCATCGGCGTCGTGGCGCTGGTCGTGGTCGGCCCCGAGGAACTCCCGCAGCTCCTGCGCACCGTCGGCCAGTGGGTCGGCAAGGTCCGACGCATGGCCGGCGAGTTCCAGAACCAGATGAACGAGGCGATCCGCGAGGCCGAGCTCGACGACGTCAAGAAGAGCGTCGAGGATCTGCGCAGTCTCAGCCCCGCCTCGATGATCCGCAACGAGCTCGAACAGTTCACCGCGCCGGTGACCGCGATCGAGACCGAGGCGCGCGCCGAACTGGCCGGTATCGAGGCCGGCGTGACCGCGCCCTCGCAGGCGAATGCGGCGCTCGCGGAGGGCGAGGCCGCGGCTCTGGCCGGCGCGGCAGGCGAGGGCGTCAGCGCCCCCGTATTGACGGAGACCGAGGTCGCCGCGCGGATCGATGCGGCGGTTCCGGCGCCCGATACGGTGTTCGAGCCGCCGAGCTTCCATGTCGAGGCCCCGCCCGTCGAAGCCGTTCCGGCTGAAGCGACACCTGAGAAAATCGAGAAGATCGAGACCGCCGCGCTCGCTCCGGCGGTCGAGGCCGACGCATCTCCCAAGGCTCGAGGCCAATGA
- a CDS encoding twin-arginine translocase TatA/TatE family subunit: protein MGSFSIWHWLLVLVVVMLLFGKGKISDLMGDVAKGIKSFKKGMSEDDTAAAPPAATDPAAPRTIDNRAPEAATVDKTRAS, encoded by the coding sequence ATGGGTTCCTTCAGCATCTGGCACTGGCTCCTGGTCCTCGTTGTGGTCATGCTCCTGTTCGGCAAGGGCAAGATCTCGGACCTGATGGGCGACGTCGCCAAGGGCATCAAGAGCTTCAAGAAGGGCATGTCCGAGGACGACACCGCGGCGGCTCCGCCGGCCGCGACCGACCCGGCCGCCCCGCGCACGATCGACAATCGCGCGCCGGAAGCCGCCACGGTGGACAAGACCCGCGCGAGCTGA